Genomic window (Sphingomonas sp. HF-S4):
GGCTGCGGTCGCCGCCGTTGCGGTCGGGGTGGAATTTCCGCACCAGTTCCGAATAGCGCTTGCGCAGCGCCGTGCGGTCGGCGTCGACCGCCAGGTCGAGCACCTTCAGTGCTTCGCGGTCCTTGCCCGAGAGCGGCCTTCCGTCCTTGCGCTCGGCCGTGTCCTTCATCCGATCGCGGAAGCGCGCGCCGATCGCGTCGAGCGGGTCGGCGAAGTCGGCCCAGCGCGGGGGCCGGTCGGCGCCGCCGCTGGCGTTGAACGCGCGCGTCTCGCGCTCCCAGCCGGCGAGCGGGCGCTGCGCGTCGTGGATCTCGTCGGGGCTCATCCCCGCGAAGAAATTATACCCCGAATTGAACGCGCGGACGTGATCGAGGCACAGCCAGCGGAACGGCGGCGGTCCGTCGCCGCTGCGATAGGCACCTTCGAGCAGCGGCGCGCGGAATTCGCCCGGCTCGCCGCAGCCCGGCTCGGCGCACAAGCGGCCCTCCGCCTCCACTCGCCCGTGGAAACGGGCATTGGGTCGATCCTTTTTCGGCTGAGCGTCAGCCACGCTACCTCCCTTGAGCAAACGGGGTATATAGGCGCGATGACCGACCCTTCCAGCGGCGGACTCGCCGATATCATCGCTGCCCGTCTCATCGCCGCGCTCGCTCCGACGACGCTCGACGTGATCAACGACAGCCACCAGCATAGCGGTCATCTCGGCGACGACGGCACCGGCGAATCGCACTGGACCGTGGTGATCGAGAGCGAGGCCTTTGTCGGCCAGTCGCGCGTTGCGCGACAGCGATTGGTCAACACCGCGCTCGCCGATCTGCTCACCGGCCGCATCCATGCGCTGGCGATTCGGGCACGCGCACCGGGAGAATAAGCATGACGGCGTACAAGCTCTGGTATTGGGCGGAAATCCAGGGCCGGGGCGAGTTCGTCCGGCTGGCGATGGAGGCGGGCAGGATCGCCTATGTCGACATGGCGCGCGAGCGCGGTAGCGAGGCGCTGATCGCCGACATGAAGGCGCGGAGCGATCGCCCGCCCTTCGCACCGCCCTATCTCGATACCGGCGAACAGGTGATCGCGCAGGTTGCCAACATCCTGCTCTATCTGGGCGACCGGCATGGCATTGCGCCCCGGGACGAAGCGGCGCGGCGCTGGCTGCACGAAGTCCAACTCACCATCGCCGATTTCGTCGCCGAGGTGCACCAGGTGCATCATCCGGTGGGCACCGGGCTCTATTACGAGGACCAGAAGCCCGAAGCGGCGCGCTTCGCGAAGGAATTCCGCGAAGAGCGGATGCCCAAGTTCCTCGGCTGGTTCGAGCGCTCGGTGGCGGGCGACTGGCTGGCGGGCGACGCGTGGAGCTATGGCGACACCTCGCTGTTCCAGCTGATCGAGGGACTGCGCTACATGTTCCCGCGGCGGATGAAGGCGATCGAGCGCGACTATCCCAAGCTGCTCGCGATCCGCGACAAGGTGGCGCAACTTCCCGGAATCCACGACTATTGCGCGAGCGACCGGCGGATCGGGTTCAACGAGCAGGGTATCTTCCGCCACTATCCCGAGCTCGACGCCGACTGATCGGAAACCCTGACTTTCCGATCGGTGGCTGTCCTGGGCCCCGCCGAGCGGTTAGTCCGGTGAGGAAACGGAGGGACAGCATGCGCGAAGACCTGATCACGATGACGATCGAGCCCGTCACCCACGATCTGGGTGGGTTCAAGGTGCACCGGACGCTGCCCTCGCGGCCGCGGACGATGGTGGGACCATTCATCTTCTTCGACCAGATGGGCCCAGCGCGGCTCGACGTCGGCACGGGGATCGACGTGCGGCCGCACCCGCATATCAACCTCGCCACGGTGACTTATCTCTACGCCGGGTCGCTCGATCACCGCGATTCGCTCGGCACCTTCGCGACGATCGAGCCGGGCGCCGTCAACCTGATGACTGCCGGCCACGGGATCGTCCATTCGGAGCGCTCGCCCTCGGCCGAGCGCATCGTGGGCCCCGAGCTGTCTGGCATCCAGACCTGGCTCGCGCTGCCCGAGCGCGACGAGGAAATCGATCCCGCCTTCGAGCACGTCACCGCAGCCGACCTGCCGGTGATCGAGGCCAAGGGGGCGACGGCGCGCGTCGTGATGGGCGAGCTGTGGGGCGCCACCGCGCCGACCACGACCTATGCCCAGACCATCTATGCCGATATCGCGCTCACCGCCGGCGGGTCGATCCCGATCGATCCGAGCGCCGACGAGCGCGCGCTCTATGTGTCGATGGGTGAGGCGAGCCTCGACGGGCTGCCGCTGATCCCGATGACGCTCTACGTGCTGCGCCCCGGCATCGCCGCGACCCTGCGCTCGGAACGCGGCGCGCGCGTGATGCTGTGCGGCGGGGAGGCGTTCAAGACGCCGCGGCACGTGTGGTGGAACTTCGTCTCTTCGAGCCGCGACCGGATCAACCAGGCCAAGCAAGACTGGACAGCGGGGAATTTCCCCAAGGTGCCCGGCGACGACAAGGAATGGATCCCGATCCCCGAGGTGCCCAAGACGGTGAGCTATCCGTAAATGCTCCCCTCCCGCTTGCGGGAGGGGTTGGGGGAGGGCATGACCTTCTTCCATCGCTGGGAGGCGGGAGGCCGGCCCTTCCCTAAACCCCTCCCGTGAGCGGGAGGGGGACGTGACGGAACTCCAACGTATTGCACTGGCAACCGGCGTCGAACTCGACGTCGTGATCGCGGGCGATCCGGC
Coding sequences:
- a CDS encoding J domain-containing protein, whose amino-acid sequence is MADAQPKKDRPNARFHGRVEAEGRLCAEPGCGEPGEFRAPLLEGAYRSGDGPPPFRWLCLDHVRAFNSGYNFFAGMSPDEIHDAQRPLAGWERETRAFNASGGADRPPRWADFADPLDAIGARFRDRMKDTAERKDGRPLSGKDREALKVLDLAVDADRTALRKRYSELVRKFHPDRNGGDRSHETRLQRVIEAYQQLKSAPAFA
- a CDS encoding BolA family protein, which encodes MTDPSSGGLADIIAARLIAALAPTTLDVINDSHQHSGHLGDDGTGESHWTVVIESEAFVGQSRVARQRLVNTALADLLTGRIHALAIRARAPGE
- a CDS encoding glutathione S-transferase, which produces MTAYKLWYWAEIQGRGEFVRLAMEAGRIAYVDMARERGSEALIADMKARSDRPPFAPPYLDTGEQVIAQVANILLYLGDRHGIAPRDEAARRWLHEVQLTIADFVAEVHQVHHPVGTGLYYEDQKPEAARFAKEFREERMPKFLGWFERSVAGDWLAGDAWSYGDTSLFQLIEGLRYMFPRRMKAIERDYPKLLAIRDKVAQLPGIHDYCASDRRIGFNEQGIFRHYPELDAD
- a CDS encoding pirin family protein, coding for MREDLITMTIEPVTHDLGGFKVHRTLPSRPRTMVGPFIFFDQMGPARLDVGTGIDVRPHPHINLATVTYLYAGSLDHRDSLGTFATIEPGAVNLMTAGHGIVHSERSPSAERIVGPELSGIQTWLALPERDEEIDPAFEHVTAADLPVIEAKGATARVVMGELWGATAPTTTYAQTIYADIALTAGGSIPIDPSADERALYVSMGEASLDGLPLIPMTLYVLRPGIAATLRSERGARVMLCGGEAFKTPRHVWWNFVSSSRDRINQAKQDWTAGNFPKVPGDDKEWIPIPEVPKTVSYP